A single region of the Candidatus Binataceae bacterium genome encodes:
- the dnaB gene encoding replicative DNA helicase produces the protein MAAASTDDILRRVPPQNLEAEQSVLGAILLENEAINQAVEVLNPDDFYRESHREIFRVMIDLSDRNQPVDAITMTDALRTRGKLEAIGGPAYIAELAACVPTASNVAHYARIVREKAVLRALASTATEIASSAYDAPARVDEFLDEAEHKIFEISERRIRASFHTMHELTRESLKIIERLYERKEMVTGVPTGFTDLDRITAGLQPADLIVLAARPSMGKTALALNIAAYAATEAEPRRGVAFFSLEMSKEQLVLRLLCSEARVDSSKARAGYLGERDFPKLAVAAARLAEAPIFIDDSSDTSAIVLKAKCRRLARDSSANLGLIIVDYLQLMRAARPGESREKEIAEISRSLKSLAKELRVPVIALSQLNRQVETRPDRRPLLADLRESGAIEQDADVIAFIYRDEMYHRDSKEPGVAEVIVAKQRNGPTDTAKLTYISQFTRFENYAPETGYFEGAEER, from the coding sequence GTGGCGGCGGCATCCACGGATGACATTCTAAGGCGCGTACCTCCACAGAACCTGGAGGCCGAGCAATCGGTGCTCGGCGCGATCCTGCTCGAGAACGAGGCCATCAACCAGGCCGTCGAAGTTCTCAATCCCGACGACTTCTATCGCGAGTCCCATCGCGAGATCTTCCGCGTGATGATCGATCTGTCGGATCGCAACCAGCCGGTCGACGCGATCACGATGACCGACGCGTTGCGCACGCGCGGCAAGCTCGAAGCGATCGGCGGCCCAGCCTACATCGCAGAGCTCGCGGCCTGCGTCCCGACCGCTTCCAACGTCGCGCACTACGCGCGCATCGTGCGCGAAAAGGCGGTGCTGCGCGCGCTCGCCTCGACCGCGACCGAAATCGCCTCTTCCGCTTACGACGCGCCCGCGCGGGTGGACGAGTTCCTCGACGAGGCCGAGCACAAGATCTTCGAGATATCCGAGCGCCGCATCCGTGCCTCGTTCCACACGATGCACGAGCTGACGCGCGAGTCGCTCAAGATCATCGAGCGGCTCTACGAGCGCAAGGAGATGGTGACGGGCGTGCCGACCGGCTTCACCGATCTCGACCGCATCACCGCCGGCCTGCAGCCAGCCGACCTGATCGTGCTCGCGGCGCGCCCCTCGATGGGCAAGACGGCGCTCGCGCTGAATATCGCCGCATACGCGGCGACCGAGGCGGAGCCGCGCCGCGGCGTCGCGTTTTTCTCCCTCGAAATGTCCAAGGAGCAGCTCGTGCTGCGGCTTTTGTGCTCGGAGGCTCGGGTCGATAGCTCCAAGGCGCGCGCCGGCTATCTCGGCGAACGCGACTTTCCCAAACTCGCGGTGGCGGCGGCGCGCCTGGCCGAGGCCCCGATCTTCATCGACGACAGCTCGGACACTTCTGCAATCGTGCTGAAGGCCAAGTGCCGGCGGCTCGCGCGCGATTCCAGCGCCAACCTGGGACTGATCATCGTGGACTATCTGCAGCTGATGCGCGCGGCGCGGCCCGGCGAATCGCGAGAAAAGGAGATCGCCGAGATCTCGCGCTCGCTCAAGTCGTTGGCCAAGGAACTGCGCGTCCCGGTGATCGCGCTTTCGCAGCTCAACCGTCAGGTCGAAACGCGCCCCGACCGCCGCCCGCTGCTCGCCGACCTGCGCGAGTCGGGCGCGATCGAGCAGGACGCCGACGTGATTGCCTTCATCTATCGCGACGAAATGTACCATCGCGACAGCAAGGAGCCGGGCGTGGCCGAGGTGATCGTCGCCAAGCAGCGCAACGGCCCTACCGACACGGCCAAGCTCACCTACATCAGCCAGTTCACCCGCTTCGAGAACTACGCGCCGGAGACCGGCTACTTCGAGGGCGCGGAAGAACGCTAG
- a CDS encoding rhomboid family intramembrane serine protease — protein MIPLRDNVARHRLSPVNTLLIAANVAAFAYELSLGPRAEGFVTRYAMVPALIARAHLHGAVLFGAHGRLWPPFTVLTSMFIHGSVGHVAGNMLYLFIFGPAVEERTGASHYLSFYLLSGIASAAATVVMAPQSMVPVIGASGAIAGILGAYFILYPRGSILTFFPPFFLRVPAVLYLIVWFAAQLYSGIASGAAPSMMGGVAWWAHIGGFLFGVGAGPIAVRPPERGRVARR, from the coding sequence ATGATCCCGCTGCGCGACAATGTTGCACGCCATCGGCTGAGCCCGGTCAACACGCTGCTCATCGCGGCCAACGTCGCCGCGTTCGCGTACGAGCTGTCGCTCGGCCCGCGGGCGGAGGGGTTTGTCACGCGCTACGCGATGGTGCCGGCGCTGATAGCCCGCGCGCATCTGCATGGCGCGGTGCTGTTCGGAGCGCACGGCCGGCTATGGCCGCCGTTTACGGTTCTTACCTCGATGTTCATCCACGGCAGCGTGGGCCATGTTGCAGGTAACATGCTCTACCTGTTCATCTTCGGCCCCGCGGTCGAGGAGCGGACCGGGGCGTCGCATTACCTGTCCTTCTACCTCCTGAGCGGCATCGCCTCGGCCGCAGCGACGGTGGTGATGGCGCCGCAGTCGATGGTGCCGGTGATTGGGGCGAGCGGCGCGATCGCGGGGATCCTTGGCGCCTATTTCATTCTCTATCCGCGCGGGAGCATCCTGACTTTCTTTCCGCCCTTCTTCCTGCGCGTTCCCGCGGTGCTTTATCTGATCGTCTGGTTCGCCGCGCAACTCTATTCGGGGATCGCGAGCGGCGCGGCGCCTTCAATGATGGGCGGCGTGGCATGGTGGGCGCACATCGGCGGTTTTTTGTTCGGCGTCGGCGCGGGACCGATAGCGGTGCGGCCGCCCGAGCGCGGGCGCGTCGCGCGGCGTTAG
- a CDS encoding nitroreductase family protein, whose protein sequence is MAEIGLFEAMYSARALRRFKPDPVPDEIMTKVLDAAIRAPSGSNAQSWVFIVVKDAEKRRQLGAIYHKASKILTALYAERPRASHFTDEQYKRFWSSVVYLFEHMHEAPVLLLACLRSAPAGSGAATLSPEVQAAMAKAARTQGASIYPAVQNIILACRAFGLSTVLTTIHAFFEEEVKAIVALPPEVATFALMPIGYPLDKIGPVRRRPVNEVACLDTYGKPWPG, encoded by the coding sequence ATGGCGGAAATTGGATTGTTCGAGGCGATGTACTCGGCGCGCGCGCTCAGGCGCTTCAAGCCCGACCCGGTGCCCGATGAGATCATGACCAAGGTGCTCGACGCGGCGATTCGCGCGCCGTCGGGCAGCAACGCGCAGTCCTGGGTGTTCATCGTGGTCAAGGACGCGGAGAAGCGCCGCCAGCTTGGCGCGATCTATCACAAGGCGTCGAAGATCCTGACCGCGCTCTACGCCGAGCGTCCGCGCGCGAGCCATTTCACCGACGAGCAGTACAAGCGTTTCTGGAGTTCGGTGGTCTACCTGTTCGAGCACATGCACGAGGCGCCGGTGCTGTTGCTCGCCTGCCTTAGATCTGCGCCGGCCGGCTCGGGAGCGGCCACGCTCAGCCCGGAGGTGCAGGCCGCGATGGCGAAAGCCGCGCGCACCCAAGGCGCCAGCATCTATCCCGCCGTCCAGAACATCATCCTGGCGTGCCGCGCCTTCGGTCTGAGCACGGTTCTGACCACGATTCACGCCTTCTTTGAGGAAGAGGTCAAAGCGATCGTTGCCCTGCCGCCCGAAGTCGCGACCTTCGCGCTGATGCCGATCGGTTATCCGCTCGACAAGATCGGACCCGTCCGCCGCCGGCCCGTAAACGAGGTCGCCTGCCTCGACACTTACGGGAAGCCCTGGCCCGGCTAG
- a CDS encoding response regulator transcription factor, with amino-acid sequence MGSERTRVLIADDHRLFREALRSVLERECDVVGEAATGEEALALAARTHPDIVLLDLGMPGVGGLNAAHRLAKEAPSSRVVILSQHDDEEYVVEAMVDAGAAGYLVKTDAAAELLSALRAVVSGRRYLSTAAAPAVLARLKSARKAVPRGGPGAAVKLTRREREVLSLIGEGATSKDIAGAAGNQPQDRAGPSRQPQTEAQGQIDGRNRALRDQT; translated from the coding sequence ATGGGCAGCGAACGCACCCGCGTCCTCATCGCCGACGATCATCGCCTGTTTCGCGAGGCACTGCGGTCCGTGCTCGAACGCGAGTGCGACGTCGTCGGCGAGGCGGCCACCGGCGAGGAAGCGCTGGCGCTCGCCGCCCGCACGCATCCCGACATCGTGCTGCTCGACCTCGGGATGCCGGGTGTGGGCGGCCTCAACGCGGCGCATCGTCTGGCCAAGGAGGCGCCGAGTTCCCGGGTCGTAATCCTCAGCCAGCACGACGACGAGGAGTACGTGGTCGAAGCGATGGTCGACGCCGGCGCGGCCGGCTACCTGGTCAAGACCGACGCCGCCGCCGAGTTGCTGAGCGCGCTGCGCGCGGTTGTCTCGGGCCGGCGGTATCTGAGCACCGCGGCTGCGCCCGCCGTTCTCGCGCGTCTAAAAAGCGCGCGCAAAGCGGTGCCCCGCGGTGGGCCCGGCGCCGCAGTAAAGCTCACCCGGCGCGAGCGCGAGGTCTTAAGCCTGATCGGCGAGGGCGCAACCAGCAAGGACATCGCTGGCGCGGCTGGGAATCAGCCCCAAGACCGCGCAGGTCCATCGCGACAACCTCAAACAGAAGCTCAAGGCCAAATCGACGGCCGCAATCGTGCGTTACGCGATCAAACATAA
- a CDS encoding ATP-binding protein, with the protein MNALAVLAPAAAGGGACLISWQRATDSGAAYAPANPGWEPALWAILGMLSRTGAADGRGRDASGGASLRMSAAEVELRCGRALPVHNRLEAYGVSSSASPTAQASIVMLVPHGVPPSHSEALLDLVRRHALAEIELSEEAASLWFWRDRAATATERLAAERAAARRERGDSGRVERAVATALKFAPRQRWTGLGRLFAAAGPFAAWIVAVSEGAAVPPRVAAASTRSLGAALIADARSALSDAIRRRTTVVRSASARRAGAWGEDLLFKSFADYLCVPFEGGAVALASARPLEAAARERAEALAARLGPVTAGWAAAERAARLGELVRALGTRLFGAVEAERARIARDLHDDQAQLLAAARLALEGGRDEARAIFERLEGELSVRLRELRPAEIGKRTLGAALRAELDSLTAGGMATKLKGAAAANRLPPNVAQVCYQVAREALANVVRHARATQVEVLVACDTGVARLTVSDNGRGIEPGTRAADGMGLGGLAERLEFLGGAMRIESRRGMTRLVAEIPLE; encoded by the coding sequence ATGAATGCCCTTGCGGTGCTGGCGCCGGCCGCGGCCGGCGGTGGCGCGTGCCTCATCTCCTGGCAGCGCGCAACCGACAGCGGCGCCGCCTACGCGCCCGCCAATCCCGGATGGGAACCGGCGCTGTGGGCTATCCTGGGGATGCTCTCGCGCACGGGGGCCGCCGACGGACGCGGCCGCGACGCGTCCGGCGGTGCAAGCCTGCGGATGAGCGCCGCCGAGGTCGAGCTCCGATGCGGCCGCGCGCTTCCGGTGCACAACCGTCTCGAAGCCTACGGCGTGTCGTCATCGGCCTCGCCCACCGCCCAGGCCAGCATCGTGATGCTGGTGCCTCACGGCGTTCCGCCGTCGCACAGCGAAGCGTTGCTCGATCTGGTCCGGCGCCACGCGCTCGCCGAAATCGAGCTCAGCGAAGAAGCCGCCTCGCTGTGGTTCTGGCGTGACCGCGCCGCCACCGCGACCGAGCGGCTCGCCGCCGAGCGCGCGGCGGCGCGGCGCGAGCGCGGCGACAGCGGACGCGTCGAGCGCGCAGTCGCGACCGCGCTCAAGTTTGCGCCCCGCCAGCGATGGACCGGTCTCGGTCGGCTCTTTGCGGCAGCGGGACCCTTCGCCGCATGGATCGTCGCGGTGAGCGAAGGCGCCGCCGTGCCGCCGCGTGTCGCCGCCGCCTCGACGCGTTCGCTTGGTGCCGCGCTCATCGCTGACGCCAGGAGCGCGCTCAGCGACGCGATACGCCGGCGCACGACGGTCGTCCGCAGCGCCAGCGCCCGGCGCGCCGGCGCGTGGGGCGAGGACCTCCTGTTCAAGAGCTTCGCCGACTATCTCTGCGTCCCATTCGAGGGCGGCGCGGTCGCGCTAGCGAGCGCGAGGCCGCTGGAGGCGGCCGCGCGCGAGCGCGCCGAGGCGCTGGCCGCCCGGCTTGGGCCGGTGACCGCTGGATGGGCCGCGGCCGAGCGCGCGGCGCGTCTCGGCGAGCTGGTGCGCGCGCTCGGCACGCGGCTATTCGGCGCGGTCGAAGCCGAGCGCGCGCGGATCGCGCGCGACCTGCACGACGACCAGGCCCAGCTGCTCGCCGCCGCGCGGCTTGCGCTCGAAGGCGGACGCGACGAAGCGCGTGCCATCTTCGAGCGGCTGGAGGGAGAGTTGAGTGTACGGCTGCGCGAGTTGCGCCCGGCGGAGATTGGCAAGCGCACGCTCGGCGCTGCGCTCCGTGCCGAGCTCGATTCTCTGACCGCTGGCGGAATGGCGACGAAGCTCAAGGGCGCGGCAGCGGCCAATCGCCTGCCGCCCAACGTCGCCCAGGTGTGCTACCAGGTCGCGCGCGAGGCGCTGGCCAACGTCGTCCGGCACGCCCGCGCCACGCAGGTCGAGGTTCTCGTGGCGTGCGATACCGGCGTCGCCCGGCTTACCGTAAGCGACAACGGCCGCGGGATCGAACCCGGTACGCGCGCCGCGGACGGGATGGGCCTTGGCGGACTTGCCGAGCGCCTGGAATTTCTTGGCGGTGCGATGCGAATCGAGTCGCGGCGCGGAATGACCCGGCTGGTGGCCGAGATTCCGCTGGAGTAG
- a CDS encoding UPF0182 family protein, with product MRPRIILFGLAALIILVLIVLGLADELLVDLLWFGALGYRSVFLTQLGAQVAIFSAVWLVAFVAICASGFAALHWSQERERLHIVRRSEEMTEVNLPELIRALGDRIPWRLLVVGAAALLGLFAASGEASSWDTYLKGFHAASFGRTDPAFGKDLAFYVFTLPLLEDWRDLFMLILFLTAVATGMIYWARGALDFRDSPPRISGAAAAHFSVLFAVFFLQRAMNYWLARPELLLHTNGVVYGLRYVDLVLWEPGLWLLVALSLVGAVVCLANVRQRGLRLPVVAAIVLFGPAVFLNLIQPAIEKLYVKPDELRVEKPYLERNIALTRMAYHLDSVDVRQFNGKGKLTQASLEQDAPTVNNIRLWDPRPLLATYRQLQEIRLYYDFQDVDIDRYWIDGKYTEVMLAPRELNIALLPENAQTWVNRHLKFTHGSGLTMSPVNAKDSEGLPVFYIKNIPAESNVGFKVPQPAIYFGQEQDSYAIVKAATPEFDYPLGADNVYSFYKGTGGVAVSGLIRRLLFSYFFRDLNLLVTRNITDGSRIMLRRNISDRVARLAPFLGQDRDPYLVLHDGHLVWILDCYTTSDHFPYSQRNSEGINYIRNSVKVVVDAYNGTTDFYIADPADPVIRTWQSIFPAMFKPLSAMPDDLRQHIRYPEDYFLIQADIYRTYHMTDPVVFYNREDQWGFPRENYAGETVPMQPYYVIMRLPGETHDEYILMLPMVPESRGTVRDNMISWLGARCDGADYGHLFEFAFSKDRLFYGPYQIQARINQNPDISQQYSLWNQMGSKVILGNLLVFPIEDALLYVEPLYIRAENGQLPELQRVIAAYSDRIVMGHDLESTLNVLFTAPPGIEAPTVAAVTPQTLTAPIATGAANPPPVAKGDLTGASMHYNRALAALKTGDWAQFGSEMQQLGAQLGQPADSGHH from the coding sequence ATGCGACCGCGGATTATCCTGTTCGGTCTTGCCGCGCTCATCATTCTCGTTCTGATCGTCCTGGGACTCGCCGACGAGTTGCTGGTCGATCTACTCTGGTTCGGCGCGCTCGGTTACCGCTCTGTCTTCCTGACCCAGCTCGGCGCGCAGGTCGCGATTTTCTCCGCGGTATGGCTCGTCGCCTTCGTCGCAATATGCGCAAGCGGGTTCGCCGCTTTGCATTGGAGCCAGGAGCGCGAGCGGCTTCATATCGTCCGCCGCTCCGAAGAAATGACCGAGGTCAATCTTCCCGAGCTGATCCGCGCGCTCGGCGACCGTATTCCCTGGCGCCTGCTGGTGGTCGGCGCCGCGGCCCTGCTCGGCCTGTTCGCAGCCTCGGGCGAGGCATCGTCGTGGGACACCTACCTCAAAGGTTTCCACGCTGCGTCTTTTGGCCGCACCGATCCGGCCTTCGGCAAAGATCTCGCGTTCTACGTCTTTACCCTGCCGCTGCTCGAGGACTGGCGGGACTTGTTCATGCTGATCCTGTTCCTGACCGCGGTCGCGACGGGAATGATTTACTGGGCGCGCGGAGCGCTGGACTTCCGCGATTCGCCCCCGCGCATTTCGGGCGCCGCGGCCGCGCACTTCTCCGTGCTGTTCGCGGTCTTTTTCCTGCAGCGCGCGATGAACTATTGGCTGGCGCGGCCCGAACTCCTGCTGCACACAAACGGGGTGGTTTACGGCCTGCGCTACGTCGATCTCGTGCTCTGGGAACCGGGGCTGTGGCTGCTGGTCGCGCTCTCGCTGGTCGGCGCGGTGGTCTGCCTGGCCAACGTGAGGCAGCGGGGGTTGAGGCTGCCGGTGGTCGCGGCGATAGTGCTGTTCGGCCCGGCGGTCTTCCTCAATCTGATCCAGCCGGCAATCGAAAAGCTCTACGTCAAACCCGACGAACTGCGCGTCGAGAAGCCCTACCTCGAACGCAACATCGCGTTGACCCGGATGGCATACCATCTGGACAGCGTCGACGTGCGCCAGTTCAACGGCAAGGGAAAGCTCACCCAGGCTTCGCTGGAGCAGGACGCGCCCACCGTCAATAACATCCGGCTGTGGGACCCGCGTCCGCTGCTCGCGACGTACCGTCAGTTGCAGGAAATCCGGCTCTACTACGATTTTCAGGACGTCGATATCGACCGCTACTGGATCGACGGCAAGTACACCGAGGTGATGCTCGCGCCGCGCGAACTCAATATCGCGCTGCTGCCGGAGAACGCGCAAACCTGGGTCAACCGCCATCTCAAGTTCACCCATGGCAGCGGGCTGACGATGAGCCCGGTCAACGCCAAGGACAGCGAAGGCTTGCCGGTCTTTTACATCAAGAACATCCCGGCGGAATCGAATGTCGGCTTCAAGGTGCCGCAGCCCGCCATCTATTTTGGCCAGGAACAGGATAGTTACGCGATCGTCAAGGCGGCGACTCCCGAATTTGACTATCCGCTGGGCGCCGACAATGTCTATTCATTCTACAAGGGCACGGGCGGCGTGGCGGTCAGCGGGCTGATCCGGCGCCTCTTGTTCAGTTACTTCTTCCGCGACCTCAACCTGCTGGTGACCCGCAACATCACCGACGGCAGCCGTATCATGCTCCGGCGCAACATCAGCGACCGCGTGGCGCGGCTCGCGCCGTTTCTGGGCCAGGACCGCGACCCCTACCTGGTGCTGCACGACGGCCATCTGGTATGGATTCTGGACTGCTACACCACCAGCGATCATTTCCCATACTCGCAGCGCAACTCAGAGGGAATCAACTATATCCGCAATTCGGTCAAGGTAGTGGTCGATGCATACAACGGCACCACCGATTTCTACATCGCCGACCCCGCCGATCCGGTCATTCGAACCTGGCAGTCGATTTTTCCCGCGATGTTCAAGCCGCTCTCGGCGATGCCCGACGATCTGCGTCAGCACATCCGCTATCCTGAAGACTACTTTCTGATCCAGGCCGATATCTATCGCACCTATCACATGACCGACCCGGTCGTATTCTATAATCGCGAGGACCAATGGGGTTTCCCGCGCGAAAACTATGCCGGCGAGACCGTTCCTATGCAGCCCTACTATGTAATCATGCGGCTCCCAGGAGAGACCCATGACGAATACATACTGATGCTGCCGATGGTGCCGGAAAGCCGCGGCACCGTGCGCGACAACATGATTTCTTGGCTGGGCGCGCGATGCGATGGCGCCGACTACGGCCATCTGTTCGAATTCGCCTTCTCCAAGGACCGCCTGTTTTATGGCCCCTACCAGATCCAGGCGCGCATCAACCAGAATCCCGATATCTCGCAGCAATACTCATTATGGAACCAGATGGGCTCCAAGGTCATTCTGGGCAACCTGCTGGTCTTCCCGATCGAGGACGCGCTGCTCTACGTGGAACCGCTCTATATCCGCGCGGAAAACGGCCAGCTTCCGGAATTGCAGCGCGTGATCGCCGCTTACAGCGACCGGATCGTAATGGGGCACGACCTCGAAAGCACGCTGAACGTGCTCTTCACCGCGCCGCCCGGAATCGAGGCCCCGACCGTCGCGGCCGTCACGCCGCAAACGCTCACCGCGCCGATCGCCACCGGCGCGGCCAACCCGCCGCCCGTCGCCAAAGGCGACTTGACGGGCGCCAGCATGCACTACAATCGCGCGCTTGCGGCGCTCAAGACCGGCGACTGGGCCCAGTTCGGCAGCGAGATGCAGCAACTTGGTGCGCAGCTCGGTCAGCCCGCCGACTCGGGTCATCATTAG